A region from the Sebastes umbrosus isolate fSebUmb1 chromosome 18, fSebUmb1.pri, whole genome shotgun sequence genome encodes:
- the magl gene encoding MAX gene-associated protein, translating into MPATDPEPASMEDLHAVKDEEGSSTNIPISAPPITVPASTPFDPTTTRPNNLPTETMIEKRAVSMASNDCSSALSSPAEASPAKPAATSPTTIEGTVEGSQATSHIASASDSLTCTGTSMVNISEAPLTLSVLPSTTYGSRGLGNNFPTVLTFKGVSVTLESHNVWKQFYSCGTEMILTKPGRRMFPYCRYRLTGLEPDRQYSLVLSIVPSDQYRYRWSTSKWEVNGPAEHQGQGLIRAFSHHYSPSRGSEWMGSLVSFYKLKLTNHIQDQDGHINLYSMHRYIPRLHVIPVLDGDPPTPDKPVVMGPESMTFTFPQTEFMAVTTYQNFRITQLKINHNPFAKGFREDGHNPRLNRIINEVKTDTQPAILKPAELNENKEKVADMSAKNPTVPASLSNEQETRLVLKPIMSTSSTKDEPFVPCIRGKHALGELVLVQQRPLVEHKEESHAATSTTPISSKSTPGSSPRSRKKRKKINRRWANSRGSMWKAPAASPTVHHSPSLTVAMQPELDDVEGLLFVSFTSKEALEVHVGDKPASSTPSASPVSLMTPMQWKGKVEVIPETDEEKIARLEAILLHDLRVLKHRQVIHPVLQEVGLKLSSLDPTKSIDLQYLGVHLPLPPPNLPEQDNAKALSPGDEGLSFISRTGKTSDMTKIKGWKNKFIGSKETSPSNCDGSQKNLSAFCSNMLDEYLESEAQYISERADAFSTHSEGSVAYQLPVKSSSYVKTLDSVLKHRKAAAKFPVVANRPCPLSFKPLLYSALASPAPPLASPKTSQTPVQAGAQPIQQSASLSPQPAAQRLPTYQPAVSQRPGASFSQSHWMAHRPSGFTKFQLKLLQMEFGALNQGQRRTQLTPDRLSVALSGLLTKQMLPSQVSRVVQCPKYKAEGPECGQEFCTLGCICSSLRHPSRAPFHCRRPECMLGCGCFKRKITKQLSAMESEDSIQPVYSMISMDHLIQPHPGAHAKKLWKRPIDDVDPEPVFIPKSAPLCIAPVKVLKRCSAPRPTQPVREEDKDPVYKYLESLMTCARVRAFNSKPPPELTLEPKIIDAPTPNTAKPQKTTTDNLPKSTSER; encoded by the exons ATGCCTGCCACTGACCCTGAACCTGCATCGATGGAGGACCTACATGCAGTGAAGGATGAGGAGGGGAGCTCGACTAACATCCCCATCTCGGCTCCTCCGATCACCGTCCCTGCTTCAACTCCTTTTGATCCAACCACTACAAGACCGAATAATCTCCCGACTGAGACAATGATTGAGAAAAGAGCCGTCTCCATGGCAAGTAATGATTGTAGCTCAGCTCTCTCTTCACCTGCTGAAGCCAGCCCGGCCAAGCCTGCTGCAACATCACCTACTACCATTGAAGGGACTGTTGAAGGAAGCCAAGCTACCTCACATAtagcatcagcatcagactcGCTAACATGCACAGGGACGAGCATGGTCAACATATCAGAAGCACCACTAACATTGTCTGTGTTGCCGTCTACCACATATGGCAGTCGAGGCCTGGGAAATAACTTTCCTACTGTGTTGACCTTCAAAGGTGTCAGCGTCACTCTGGAGAGCCACAACGTGTGGAAGCAGTTCTACAGTTGTGGAACAGAGATGATTCTCACTAAACCGGGGCGACGCATGTTCCCATACTGTCGATATCGCCTGACTGGTCTAGAGCCTGACCGGCAGTACAGTCTGGTCCTTTCCATTGTTCCATCGGACCAGTACAGGTACCGCTGGAGCACATCCAAATGGGAGGTCAATGGACCAGCAGAGCACCAGGGCCAGGGTCTGATCCGGGCATTTTCCCACCATTACTCACCCAGTCGAGGCTCAGAGTGGATGGGTAGCTTGGTGTCCTTCTACAAACTCAAACTGACCAATCATATCCAAGACCAGGATGGTCATATAAACCTATACTCCATGCATCGCTACATTCCCAGGCTACATGTGATACCTGTCCTGGATGGGGACCCACCCACACCTGACAAGCCGGTGGTTATGGGACCAGAGAGCATGACCTTTACTTTCCCGCAAACTGAATTCATGGCGGTGACGACTTATCAGAACTTTCGGATCACCCAGCTGAAAATTAATCATAATCCGTTTGCAAAAGGCTTCAGGGAGGACGGGCACAACCCCCGCCTAAACCGGATCATTAATGAGGTGAAGACAGACACTCAGCCTGCTATCTTAAAACCTGCTGAACTCAATGAAAACAAGGAGAAGGTTGCGGATATGAG CGCGAAGAATCCCACCGTCCCTGCTTCTCTCTCCAATGAGCAAGAGACCAGACTGGTCCTGAAGCCCATAATGTCTACCTCTTCCACTAAGGATGAACCCTTTGTCCCCTGTATAAGAGGAAAGCATGCCCTTGGCGAGCTTGTGCTTGTCCAACAACGTCCACTTGTAGAACACAAGGAAGAAAGCCATGCTGCAACATCCACAACCCCTATTTCCTCAAAGTCTACACCGGGATCATCACCTAGGTCCcgcaagaagaggaagaagattaACAGACGCTGGGCGAATTCACGGGGAAGTATGTGGAAAGCTCCGGCTGCCTCCCCCACGGTACACCACAGCCCATCGTTGACTGTCGCTATGCAACCAGAGCTGGATGATGTAGAAGGCCTGCTGTTTGTGTCATTCACCTCAAAG GAAGCTCTTGAGGTTCACGTTGGGGACAAGCCAGCCAGTAGCACACCATCGGCATCTCCAGTTTCCCTAATGACGCCGATGCAGTGGAAGGGAAAAG TGGAGGTGATTCCAGAGACTGATGAGGAGAAGATAGCCCGGTTGGAGGCGATCCTGCTGCATGACCTCAGGGTTCTCAAACACAGACAGGTCATCCATCCTGTGCTGCAGGAGG TGGGCTTGAAGTTAAGCTCCCTAGACCCAACAAAGTCCATCGACCTGCAGTATCTGGGGGTTCATCTGCCACTGCCTCCCCCAAACCTACCAGAACAAGACAACGCCAAGGCTCTGTCTCCTGGTG ATGAGGGATTATCCTTCATCTCCCGGACGGGAAAGACAAGTgacatgacaaaaataaagggaTGGAAAAACAAGTTCATAGGAAGCAAAGAAACGTCTCCTTCTAACTGTGATG GATCACAAAAGAACCTATCTGCCTTCTGCAGCAACATGTTGGATGAGTACTTGGAAAGTGAAGCCCAGTATATCAGTGAGCGCGCTGATGCCTTCTCCACACACTCTGAGGGCTCTGTTGCCTATCAGCTGCCTGTGAAGAGCTCCAGCTATGTGAAAACCCTGGACAGCGTACTCAAGCATCGTAAAGCTGCTGCCAAATTCCCCGTGGTGGCCAACAGACCCTGCCCCCTTTCTTTCAAACCCCTCCTTTACTCTGCCCTGGCGTCACCGGCTCCTCCTCTGGCCAGCCCGAAGACCTCTCAGACCCCCGTTCAAGCTGGAGCTCAGCCCATACAGCAGTCTGCATCTCTATCTCCACAGCCAGCAGCACAGAG ACTGCCTACATACCAGCCAGCGGTCAGCCAGAGACCAGGGGCGAGCTTTAGCCAGAGCCACTGGATGGCACACAGACCTTCAGGCTTCACCAAGTTCCAGCTCAAACTGCtgcagatggagtttggagcCCTGAACCAGGGTCAGAGAAGAACCCAGCTGACTCCAGACAGGCTGTCGGTGGCTCTGTCTGGTTTGCTGACAAAACAG ATGCTTCCCAGTCAGGTGTCGAGAGTAGTCCAGTGTCCAAAGTATAAAGCGGAGGGACCTGAATGTGGTCAGGAGTTCTGTACGCTGGGCTGCATCTGTTCCAGTCTCCGGCATCCGAGCAGAGCTCCCTTCCACTGCCGGCGGCCTGAATGCATGTTAGGCTGTGGCTGCTTCAAACGCAAGATCACCAAGCAGCTGAGCGCGATGGAGAGTGAAGATTCAATCCAACCTGTTTACT CTATGATTAGTATGGATCATTTGATCCAGCCTCACCCGGGCGCCCATGCTAAAAAACTGTGGAAGCGCCCCATTGATGATGTGGATCCAGAGCCGGTCTTCATCCCCAAAAGTGCCCCACTGTGTATTGCCCCTGTAAAGGTCCTAAAACGCTGCAGTGCACCTCGTCCAACGCAACCG GTTCGAGAAGAGGATAAGGATCCAGTGTATAAATACTTGGAGAGCTTGATGACATGTGCACGTGTAAGAGCGTTCAACAGCAAGCCTCCCCCTGAACTCACCCTTGAGCCCAAGATCATTGATGCTCCGACACCAAACACAGCAAAACCACAGAAGACAACCACTGATAACCTGCCGAAAAGTACTTCAGAACGGTAA